A genomic window from Anthonomus grandis grandis chromosome 2, icAntGran1.3, whole genome shotgun sequence includes:
- the LOC126749376 gene encoding TBC1 domain family member whacked isoform X1, translating to MARSVNGDTLSVCSEASTLVDGSVISTVPDRHGFLGGAQYSLEPRQGPPPETVLRRERKWLKMLGTWNFYMERNYRKIKERCRKGIPMSIRPRAWLYLCGGHIFLKKYPNEYQECLGVPGEPKCLEDIKKDIHRQFPTHEMFNSEDKPGQQELFNVLKAYTIRNPDIGYCQAQAPVAAFLLMHMPAEQAFWCLVSISDKYLQDYYSPNMEVVQRDGFILQGLLKKLCPQVYRHLKKVNAEPMFYCTEWFLCAFTRTLPWDTLLRVWDVFLCEGVKVLFKTALVILIGCLGSAKSRRSCPGLCETLDRLRNPPEEILQEENLIYNINRLDITERDFQMEHQKQAKRFKMQKLEKVKEEQQGR from the exons ATGGCACGTTCTGTTAATGGGGACACATTATCTGTGTGCTCTGAGGCAAGTACCTTGGTTGATGGGTCTGTCATATCCACTGTCCCCGATAGACATGGATTCCTCG GTGGAGCTCAATATTCATTGGAACCCAGACAGGGACCCCCTCCGGAAACTGTTTTAAGGCGAGAGAGAAAATGGCTTAAAATGTTGGGCACATGGAATTTTTATATGGAGAGAAACTATAGGAAAATCAAAGAAAGATGTCGCAAAG GTATCCCGATGTCAATCCGCCCCCGCGCCTGGCTCTACCTTTGCGGCGGTCACATTTTCCTAAAAAAGTACCCGAACGAGTACCAGGAGTGTCTCGGGGTACCGGGAGAACCAAAATGCCTGGAGGACATTAAGAAGGACATTCACAGGCAATTTCCCACACACGAGATGTTCAATTCCGAAGACAAACCCGG GCAGCAAGAGTTATTCAACGTCCTAAAGGCGTATACGATTCGCAATCCGGACATCGGATATTGTCAAGCGCAAGCTCCGGTGGCCGCTTTTCTCCTTATGCACATGCCCGCCGAACAGGCTTTCTGGTGTTTAGTCTCAATTTCTGATAAGTATTTGCAGGATTACTATTCTCCTAATATGGAAGTGGTGCAGAGAGACGGATTTATATTACAAG GTCTCCTGAAGAAACTTTGCCCGCAAGTCTACAGACACCTAAAGAAAGTGAACGCGGAACCAATGTTCTATTGTACCGAGTGGTTCTTGTGCGCGTTCACGCGAACCCTCCCTTGGGACACCCTCTTAAGGGTCTGGGATGTGTTTCTATGCGAAGGGGTTAAAGTACTATTTAAAACGGCTCTGGTCATATTAATTGGGTGCCTTGGGTCGGCTAAGAGCAGAAGAAGTTGTCCAG GTTTATGTGAAACCTTGGACAGACTCCGTAACCCGCCCGAGGAAATCCTGCAGGAGGAGAATCTGATTTATAACATCAACAGGCTGGACATCACCGAGAGAGATTTCCAGATGGAGCATCAGAAGCAGGCGAAGAGGTTCAAGATGCAGAAGTTGGAGAAGGTGAAGGAGGAGCAGCAAGGGAGGTAG
- the LOC126749376 gene encoding TBC1 domain family member whacked isoform X2: MARSVNGDTLSVCSEASTLVDGSVISTVPDRHGFLGIPMSIRPRAWLYLCGGHIFLKKYPNEYQECLGVPGEPKCLEDIKKDIHRQFPTHEMFNSEDKPGQQELFNVLKAYTIRNPDIGYCQAQAPVAAFLLMHMPAEQAFWCLVSISDKYLQDYYSPNMEVVQRDGFILQGLLKKLCPQVYRHLKKVNAEPMFYCTEWFLCAFTRTLPWDTLLRVWDVFLCEGVKVLFKTALVILIGCLGSAKSRRSCPGLCETLDRLRNPPEEILQEENLIYNINRLDITERDFQMEHQKQAKRFKMQKLEKVKEEQQGR, from the exons ATGGCACGTTCTGTTAATGGGGACACATTATCTGTGTGCTCTGAGGCAAGTACCTTGGTTGATGGGTCTGTCATATCCACTGTCCCCGATAGACATGGATTCCTCG GTATCCCGATGTCAATCCGCCCCCGCGCCTGGCTCTACCTTTGCGGCGGTCACATTTTCCTAAAAAAGTACCCGAACGAGTACCAGGAGTGTCTCGGGGTACCGGGAGAACCAAAATGCCTGGAGGACATTAAGAAGGACATTCACAGGCAATTTCCCACACACGAGATGTTCAATTCCGAAGACAAACCCGG GCAGCAAGAGTTATTCAACGTCCTAAAGGCGTATACGATTCGCAATCCGGACATCGGATATTGTCAAGCGCAAGCTCCGGTGGCCGCTTTTCTCCTTATGCACATGCCCGCCGAACAGGCTTTCTGGTGTTTAGTCTCAATTTCTGATAAGTATTTGCAGGATTACTATTCTCCTAATATGGAAGTGGTGCAGAGAGACGGATTTATATTACAAG GTCTCCTGAAGAAACTTTGCCCGCAAGTCTACAGACACCTAAAGAAAGTGAACGCGGAACCAATGTTCTATTGTACCGAGTGGTTCTTGTGCGCGTTCACGCGAACCCTCCCTTGGGACACCCTCTTAAGGGTCTGGGATGTGTTTCTATGCGAAGGGGTTAAAGTACTATTTAAAACGGCTCTGGTCATATTAATTGGGTGCCTTGGGTCGGCTAAGAGCAGAAGAAGTTGTCCAG GTTTATGTGAAACCTTGGACAGACTCCGTAACCCGCCCGAGGAAATCCTGCAGGAGGAGAATCTGATTTATAACATCAACAGGCTGGACATCACCGAGAGAGATTTCCAGATGGAGCATCAGAAGCAGGCGAAGAGGTTCAAGATGCAGAAGTTGGAGAAGGTGAAGGAGGAGCAGCAAGGGAGGTAG